One window of Gloeothece citriformis PCC 7424 genomic DNA carries:
- a CDS encoding ABC transporter permease subunit (The N-terminal region of this protein, as described by TIGR01726, is a three transmembrane segment that identifies a subfamily of ABC transporter permease subunits, which specificities that include histidine, arginine, glutamine, glutamate, L-cystine (sic), the opines (in Agrobacterium) octopine and nopaline, etc.) yields MVPVFSQTATTPFKVATEPAFPPFEMTDQNTGELTGFDIDLMKAIGEEAGLKIEFESLPFDGIIPALQAGTVEAAISGMTITPERAQTISFSRPYFKAGLAIAVRDNNNTINSFEDLKNKKIAVQIGTTGAKQAGQIEGVELSTFDSAVLALQELVNGKVDAVVNDAPVTLYAIKTAGLKGVKVVGELVTEEYYGIALPKDSPYLQKINDALERLIANGRYQSIYEQWFGISPPELPLSAPSLDTENQDFNPTVFYVNLFRNLFRGAVITVILTAFSVFFGLIGGTLVALALISPYQILRLLFRIYVDFFRGTPMLVQLFIIYFGLPALFQQYLGIEWSLDRFPAAVMALSLNVAAYLAEIIRGGIQSIDKGQWEACESLGMTPFQTMQDVIFPQAFRRILPPLGNEFITLIKDTSLTAIIGFQELFREGQLIVAVTYKAFEVYIAVALVYLILTTLSSIAFKWLETAMNPLEKAKKKSLKSIS; encoded by the coding sequence ATGGTTCCGGTTTTTTCTCAAACTGCTACTACCCCGTTTAAAGTGGCGACAGAACCGGCGTTTCCTCCCTTTGAAATGACCGATCAAAATACGGGAGAGTTAACCGGTTTTGATATTGATTTAATGAAAGCCATTGGAGAAGAAGCCGGCTTAAAAATTGAGTTTGAAAGTTTACCCTTTGATGGAATTATTCCGGCCTTACAAGCGGGTACAGTTGAGGCGGCAATTAGTGGCATGACCATTACTCCAGAACGGGCACAAACTATCTCTTTTTCTCGTCCTTATTTTAAAGCCGGATTAGCCATCGCCGTTAGAGACAATAATAATACGATTAACTCTTTTGAAGATTTAAAAAATAAAAAAATTGCGGTTCAAATTGGCACAACGGGAGCAAAACAAGCCGGGCAAATTGAAGGGGTAGAACTTTCAACGTTTGATTCTGCGGTTTTAGCCTTACAAGAGTTAGTCAATGGAAAAGTTGATGCGGTAGTTAATGATGCCCCAGTAACCCTTTATGCCATTAAAACCGCCGGATTAAAAGGGGTTAAAGTTGTTGGAGAGTTAGTCACGGAAGAATATTATGGAATTGCTTTACCAAAAGATTCTCCTTATCTTCAAAAAATTAATGATGCCCTTGAACGGTTAATTGCTAATGGTAGGTATCAGTCTATTTATGAGCAATGGTTTGGTATTAGTCCCCCAGAATTACCCTTAAGTGCCCCTTCTTTAGACACAGAAAATCAAGATTTTAATCCGACAGTTTTTTATGTTAATCTGTTTCGGAATCTGTTTCGAGGTGCTGTTATTACAGTTATTTTAACGGCTTTTTCGGTCTTTTTTGGGTTAATCGGTGGGACGTTAGTGGCGTTGGCGTTAATTTCTCCCTATCAAATTTTACGGTTATTATTTAGGATTTATGTGGACTTCTTTCGAGGAACTCCTATGTTAGTGCAACTGTTTATTATTTATTTTGGGTTGCCGGCATTATTTCAACAATACTTAGGAATAGAATGGAGTTTAGACCGGTTTCCGGCTGCGGTAATGGCCTTAAGTTTAAATGTAGCTGCCTATTTAGCGGAAATTATTCGGGGCGGTATTCAATCTATTGATAAAGGACAATGGGAAGCCTGTGAATCTTTGGGAATGACTCCCTTTCAAACTATGCAAGATGTTATATTTCCCCAAGCATTTCGCCGCATTTTACCCCCATTAGGCAATGAATTTATTACGTTAATTAAAGATACCAGTTTAACCGCCATTATTGGATTTCAAGAATTATTTAGAGAAGGACAATTAATCGTCGCGGTGACTTATAAAGCCTTTGAGGTTTATATTGCTGTAGCCTTAGTCTATTTAATTTTGACCACTTTATCATCCATCGCTTTTAAATGGTTAGAAACCGCCATGAATCCCCTAGAAAAAGCCAAAAAAAAGAGCCTTAAAAGTATAAGCTGA
- a CDS encoding amino acid ABC transporter ATP-binding protein, translating to MEDNYPIIVCDNLRKSYGSLEVLKGVTGRLSKGDVVSVIGPSGCGKSTFLRCLNRLETINGGRLEVLGVDISSPTLNQKVLRQLRSKVSMVFQHFNLFPHLTVLENLMLAPQKVLKSPQSQCREQALFYLEKVGLAEKAHFYPEQLSGGQKQRVAIARSLCMKPEVILFDEPTSALDPELVGEVLTVMRNLAQEGMTMVVVTHEMQFAREVSNLVLFFNQGIIEEQGDPQQVFTNPQSDRLKAFLSRINPN from the coding sequence ATGGAAGATAATTATCCTATTATTGTTTGTGACAATCTACGGAAAAGCTACGGTTCTTTAGAAGTGTTAAAAGGAGTGACCGGTAGACTTTCTAAAGGGGATGTAGTTTCTGTGATCGGCCCTTCTGGATGCGGTAAAAGTACCTTTTTGCGCTGTCTTAATCGTTTAGAAACCATTAACGGGGGACGATTAGAAGTATTAGGGGTTGATATTTCTTCTCCTACTTTAAATCAAAAAGTGCTAAGACAGTTGAGAAGTAAAGTCAGCATGGTGTTTCAACATTTTAACCTTTTTCCTCATCTAACTGTGTTGGAAAATTTAATGTTAGCTCCCCAAAAAGTCTTAAAGTCTCCTCAGTCTCAATGCCGAGAACAAGCTTTATTTTATCTAGAAAAAGTCGGGTTAGCCGAAAAAGCACACTTTTATCCGGAACAATTATCCGGAGGGCAAAAACAACGAGTTGCCATCGCCCGCAGTTTATGTATGAAACCGGAAGTTATCCTGTTTGATGAACCTACTAGCGCGTTAGATCCGGAATTGGTGGGGGAAGTATTAACGGTAATGCGAAATTTAGCTCAAGAAGGGATGACAATGGTTGTGGTGACTCATGAGATGCAATTTGCTAGGGAAGTGTCTAATCTGGTATTATTTTTTAATCAAGGAATCATTGAAGAACAAGGAGATCCGCAACAAGTCTTTACTAACCCTCAAAGCGATCGCTTAAAAGCGTTTTTAAGTCGAATCAATCCTAATTAA
- a CDS encoding UDP-glucose dehydrogenase family protein, giving the protein MRVCVIGTGYVGLVTGVCLAHIGHHVICVDNNVEKVKLMQSGQSPIYEPGLSELMQENAQAGRLEFTSDIAKGVEHGEILFIAVGTPALPTGESDTRYVESVARGIGAHLNGGYKVIVNKSTVPIGSGDWVRMIVLDGMAERTKVPITVGGGKAVSQLIEESPANFDVVSNPEFLREGSAIYDTFNPDRIVLGSNSQKAIEMMKELYAPLVERQFANDTSLAPVPVVVTDLSSAEMIKYAANAFLATKISFINEVANICDRVGADVTQVAQGIGLDSRIGTKFLQAGIGWGGSCFPKDVSALIHTADDYGYEAELLKATVNINQRQRLIVIEKLQHELKILKGKTVGFLGLTFKPDTDDMRDAPSLILIEQLKRLGARVKAYDPIVSQSGLSHGLSNVMIETDPEMLADKCDALVLVTDWQEFLTLDYGKMSRLMINPVMIDGRNFLDRGKLESFGFRYIGIGR; this is encoded by the coding sequence ATGCGTGTTTGTGTTATCGGAACTGGATATGTTGGCTTAGTAACAGGGGTTTGTTTAGCTCATATTGGTCATCATGTGATCTGCGTTGACAATAATGTAGAGAAAGTAAAATTAATGCAGTCCGGTCAATCTCCCATTTATGAACCGGGTTTATCGGAATTGATGCAAGAAAATGCCCAAGCCGGACGGTTAGAATTTACTTCAGATATCGCCAAAGGGGTTGAACATGGAGAGATTTTATTCATTGCGGTGGGAACTCCTGCCTTACCCACTGGGGAAAGTGACACCCGCTATGTAGAATCTGTGGCCAGAGGCATTGGGGCCCATCTCAATGGAGGTTACAAAGTCATTGTTAATAAGTCCACCGTTCCCATTGGTTCTGGAGACTGGGTCAGAATGATCGTTCTCGATGGAATGGCCGAACGAACCAAAGTCCCCATTACTGTCGGAGGAGGAAAAGCCGTTAGTCAACTCATTGAGGAAAGTCCGGCTAATTTTGATGTGGTGAGTAACCCTGAATTTCTGCGGGAAGGGTCAGCCATCTATGATACCTTTAACCCCGATCGCATCGTTTTAGGAAGCAATAGCCAAAAAGCGATCGAGATGATGAAGGAACTTTACGCGCCTCTGGTAGAACGCCAGTTTGCCAATGATACCTCTCTTGCTCCCGTTCCCGTCGTGGTCACTGATTTAAGTTCGGCGGAAATGATTAAATATGCGGCCAATGCTTTTTTAGCCACTAAAATTAGTTTTATTAATGAGGTAGCGAATATTTGCGATCGGGTTGGGGCGGATGTCACCCAGGTGGCTCAGGGAATTGGGTTAGATTCTCGCATTGGCACTAAGTTTTTACAAGCGGGTATTGGTTGGGGGGGTTCTTGTTTCCCGAAAGATGTCTCTGCTTTAATTCATACGGCCGATGATTATGGGTATGAAGCGGAGTTACTCAAAGCGACAGTTAATATTAATCAACGTCAGCGTTTAATTGTCATTGAGAAATTACAGCATGAATTAAAAATTCTCAAAGGGAAAACGGTGGGATTTTTAGGACTGACCTTTAAACCTGATACGGATGATATGCGGGATGCTCCCTCTCTCATCCTGATTGAACAGCTTAAGCGTCTTGGGGCTAGAGTTAAAGCTTATGATCCGATCGTCTCTCAATCTGGGCTAAGTCATGGGTTATCTAATGTCATGATTGAAACTGATCCCGAAATGTTAGCCGATAAATGTGATGCTTTGGTTTTAGTGACAGATTGGCAAGAGTTTCTTACCCTTGACTATGGCAAAATGTCTAGGCTAATGATTAATCCGGTGATGATTGATGGTCGGAATTTCTTAGATCGAGGGAAATTAGAAAGTTTTGGTTTCCGTTACATCGGTATTGGACGATAA
- a CDS encoding UDP-glucuronic acid decarboxylase family protein gives MRILVTGGAGFIGSHLIDRLMEQGHEVLCLDNFYTGHKRNILKWLDHPYFELIRHDITEPIRLEVDQVYHLACPASPVHYQFNPVKTIKTNVLGTLYMLGLAKRVQARFLLASTSEVYGDPDVHPQPEEYRGNVNCTGLRACYDEGKRVAETLAFEYYREHKVDIRVARIFNTYGPRMLENDGRVVSNFIVQALKGEPLTVYGDGSQTRSFCYVSDLVDGLMRLMNGEYIGPINIGNPGEYTILELAQKIQNMINPDAELVYKPLPEDDPKQRQPDITKAKTWLGWQPTVPLNEGLKLTIEDFKHRLGK, from the coding sequence ATGAGAATTCTTGTTACAGGCGGTGCTGGTTTTATTGGCTCTCATCTCATTGATCGGTTAATGGAACAAGGCCATGAAGTTCTCTGTTTAGATAACTTTTACACAGGCCACAAGCGAAATATCCTCAAATGGCTGGATCATCCCTATTTTGAATTGATCCGTCATGATATTACTGAACCGATTCGCCTAGAAGTAGATCAAGTTTATCATCTTGCTTGTCCTGCTTCTCCAGTTCATTATCAGTTTAATCCCGTTAAGACCATAAAAACGAATGTCTTGGGGACTTTATATATGTTGGGGTTAGCAAAACGGGTTCAGGCTAGATTTCTGTTAGCCTCTACTTCTGAAGTCTACGGCGATCCCGATGTTCATCCTCAACCGGAAGAATACCGGGGTAATGTTAATTGTACAGGATTACGGGCTTGTTATGATGAAGGAAAACGAGTCGCGGAAACCTTGGCTTTTGAATACTATCGAGAACATAAAGTCGATATACGAGTGGCTCGAATTTTTAATACTTATGGGCCTCGGATGCTGGAAAATGATGGCCGAGTGGTGAGTAATTTTATTGTTCAAGCTCTCAAAGGTGAACCTTTAACGGTTTATGGAGATGGGTCTCAAACTCGTAGTTTCTGCTACGTTTCTGATTTAGTTGATGGCTTAATGCGATTGATGAATGGGGAATATATTGGGCCGATTAATATTGGTAATCCAGGGGAATATACTATACTCGAATTAGCTCAAAAAATTCAAAATATGATTAATCCTGATGCCGAGTTAGTCTATAAACCTTTACCCGAAGATGATCCCAAACAAAGACAACCTGATATTACTAAAGCAAAAACTTGGTTAGGATGGCAACCTACTGTTCCTTTAAATGAGGGATTAAAGCTAACGATAGAAGATTTTAAACACCGTCTAGGAAAATAA